Part of the Oligoflexia bacterium genome is shown below.
TTTACGACCCAAGATCTATCGACTAAATCACTCACCCCATCTGAACCACGCGAGTCTCGCTACTATGGGCTTCGTTCTTTTAAACATAGGTTTATTACAAACAACTGTTCACAGCTTGCAGACTGCCGAGTAAACGCAACACATATTCAATATAATGAAATCACCACAGACAAAGACGGTCAGCCCATGAAAATACATTGGATCTACGAAATCAGCATTGAAGTTCCAGGTATTTTTACCGTCTTAGAAGAATGCTACTCAACTCTTGTGAAGCAAGACAATAGTCAACTACCTCTGACAATTTGCAGTCATGTAGAAAATTTCAAATTCGGCTTTGCTGATCCAAAATAAATAATTTTTTAGATAGACGCTACTCATAGAAGTTTCTAGTATGGGTTCTGTTTACTTTAAAAACATTAACCAGCTCATAATTAAAGGAGTACTTATGTCGGTGAAAGTTCAACATCCCGCACCTGATTTTTCTCTTCAAAGTCACACAGAAAAAACTGTTACTTTAACAGGTCTTAAAGGTAAATGGGTGGTTCTATTCTTTTACCCTCTTGATTTCACATTTGTGTGCCCCACGGAAGTAGTGGAATTTAGCAAACGCTATAATGAATTTCGTGAAAAAAACACTGAGGTTTTAGGCTGCAGCATTGATTCAATTTATGTTCACAAAGCATGGGCTGAAAGTCTTGGTGGGCTTAATTACCAACTGCTGAGTGACATGCATAAAGATGTTGGACGTCGCTATGGAGTTCTTATTGAAGACAAAGGCTTTCACTTAAGAGGCACTTTTGTAATTGATCCTGAGGGCATTACCCGCTGGATTAACATCAACGACACAGGTGTTGGGCGCAGCGTAGATGAAGTATTACGAGTTGTTACAGCACTTCAAACAGGCAAACTCACAGCATGTGATTGGAAGCCTGGTCAAAAAACTTTGAATTGAAAATTAAATTTTTACTGATGCCCTTTTTTATTTTCGCTTGTAGTCGAGAAAACTAAAGGGCATTGGATCAACATGATCTTCTCTAAAAGTAAGTTCAAACAGAGATGCATTAAATTCTGGAAAATAAACATCACCATCAACTTCTTTATGAACAAGGGTTAGATATAAACGATCTGCTTTATCGATGGTTTGTTTAAAAATATCTCCACCACCTAAAATAAAAATTTCTTCATTAGTTTTTTTGTAAGGCTCAATTGCATTTTCAATTGAATCAACGACAACGACTCCCTCGTATTTAAAATCAGCATTGCGCGTGATTACAACATTCGTGCGATTTGGTAATGGCTTACCAATAGAATCAAACGTCTTTCTCCCCATGATTACCAGATGCCCTGACGTGATAGCTCTAAATCTTTTAAGATCTATTGGAATATTCCATGGCAATTTTTGATCTCGACCGATCACACGGTTTTCTGACATCGCGACGATGAGAGAAATTATCATACTGAGATCTCAGCTTTTATAGCTGGATGTGGCTCATAACTTTCCAAGGTAAAATCTTCGAATTTAAAATCAAAAATAGATTTTACTGAAGTATTAAGTTTCATCGTGGGTAATTTTCGCGGTTCACGTGTGATCTGGAGCTGTGATTGCTCCATGTGATTATTATAAATATGAGCATCACCCAATGTGTGTACGAATTCTCCCGCTTGAAGGCCCGTCACTTGCGCTACCATCATCAATAACAAGGCATAGCTTGCAATATTAAAAGGCACACCCAAGAAAACATCAGCACTGCGCTGATACAACTGACAAGAGAGTTTTCCGTTAGCAACATAGAACTGAAAAAAAGCATGACAAGGTGGAAGAGCCATTTTATCAAGCTCACCCACATTCCATGCACTCACGATGAGCCTTCTCGAATCAGGGTTAGCTTTTATATTCTTAATGAGTTCAGTTATTTGATCAATGGTGCGGCCGTCAGTAGTATGCCAGCTGCGCCACTGAGAACCATAAACGGGGCCTAAGTTTCCTTGAGGGTCAGCCCATTCATCCCAAATGGTGACCTTATTATCTCTGAGATATTTTACATTTGTATCACCCGAGAGAAACCATAATAGCTCATGGATAATACTGCGCAGATGAAGCTTTTTGGTCGTAACGATTGGAAAACCTTGGGCAAGATCAAAGCGCATCTGGTAACCAAAAACACTTTTTGTACCAGTACCCGTACGATCTTCTTTACGCACACCGTTTTCAAGAACGTGTTTGATGAGATCATGATATTGGCGCATCGAGAAAGCCCCCTTGCTGATAGCAGATATTTAGGGCATAAAATATCCTACTCAATGCCCAGCCGCCAGTAAAATTCATGAGTGCGAGGGCTAGAAATTTGGAGAGCGCAATTGGAAATTCGTGACCCCATTCATGGCTCCATCGAACTGACCCCCTCTGAAACGAGCGTCATAGACAGCGCTTTTTTTCAACGACTTCGCAATATTAAGCAGCTCGGTTTCACAGAGTTTAGTTATCCAGGTGCGACTCATAATCGTTATATTCACTCTCTTGGCGCTATGCATTTAGCAGGTAGCGCATTTGATTCTGTTTTCCGTGGTTATCCCTTTAGCACCCCGCAAGTCAGATGGCGTTTACGTCAGGCGGTTCGTCTAGGCTCACTTTTACATGATATTGGCCATGGGCCGCTTAGCCACACCTCTGAAGAGGTCATGCCTGATGTCACAAAACTTAAAGTCAAAATCTATGCTGGCCAGAGAAAAGGACGGGCCAATCATGAAGATTACACAATTAAAATAATCACTGACTCAAGCCTTACTCCAATACTTAAAAAGGAATTTTCTGATCTTTCGCCTGAACATATCGCACGACTTATTGATAAATCTTTACCAAGTGATGATGATTTTTATATCGATAATGGAGTAAATATCCGCCCACTGCTTTCACAAATTGTAAGCAGTGAGCTTGATGTAGACCGCATGGATTATCTAGCACGAGATAGTTACTACTGTGGGGCTTCATATGGGCGAGTTGATTCCGATTGGCTTTTGGCCAATATGACTTATTACCGAAATGGAAATGCACTAAATTTAGCACTTAATCGTCGTGCAATTTACACCTTCGATGACTTTTTAATTTCGCGTTATCACATGTACATGATGGTTTACTTTCATCATAAAGGAATCGTTTATGATGAAATGCTTCTTAGATATTTAAGATCCACTGATTGTGATTTCTTTTTGCCTTCTGACATTGAAGAATACATCAAGTATGACGATTACCGCATACATACACACATGAGTCAGAGTACAAACTCATGGGCTCGATTGATTTCTGAGCGAAAACCCTACCGCATGCTGGTTGAATATCATGATCGAAAAAATGACAGCCTAGACAAAGTTGAAGCAGCACTTCAAAAAGAAAATATTGATGTGATTAAAGCTAGCTCCACAGGGCGACTCAGCAAATACTACACTGGCGGCGTTAATCATAACGAGCCCATCTTTGTTGTTGATTCAGATAAAGGCTCTGAGGCTCACGTTACTAAAATTGAAGAGAGCACTGAGATTTTCAATAAATACCATGACTCACGAAAGATTGAACGTCTCTATGTGAGCCGCGAGAGTTTCGAACGTGCGCAGACTTTAGCGCATAAAATTCATCAATAAATTATACTGATTTAAGCGTAGCTGCATAAGCCTGGTATCCACCAACTAGATTCACGATATTGAAATATCCTGTTTTTTCAATTTCTTCGACAAGATGGGCGGAGTGAACACCATCATGATCATAGAGTACAATTGGCGTGTCTTTTTTTGGAACCATTTGAGGTAGTTTTTCTAAAAAACTCTCTTTAGGAATATGAAGTGCCGCAGGAATATGAGCTTTTTCATAATCATCTTTTGCGCGCACATCAAAAATTAGAAAATTCACATGCAACATTTGCATGCGCTTTAATTTTTCGACATCGATTTCAATAATATCTACTTCTTCTTCAGTGGATGCTGACATTGGATTTTCCTGAATTGGGAAGTTTGTGAACGTTTTTAATAACTATAAATAAAACAAAACAAGAAATTGCAGCGGCCGCGATGTAAGGAGCAGCGGGCCCGATATGGCCAAAAAGAACACCACCAAGAAGTGGCCCCAAGATGCGAGCAAGGCTACTTAAGCTTTGAGTCACACCCATTACGGCACCTTGTTGTTTAGGATCAGTAAGTAAACTAATTCCTCCGAGAATTGCAGGGTTTGTAATACCCGTGCCAATAGCTACTAAGATCATCGTAATATATAACGCTGTACTTGAATAACTAAGTGCTACGCATAGAAAACCAAATGCTGCTAAAAGTGGCCCAGCCACGGCCATTTTTCTTTCACCAAATTTTGGAAATAATTTTCTGATGAGATAACCTTGAGTAAACGCCATCATTACACCAACAAAAGCGAAAAGATTTCCGGTTTGTCGAACACCGTAGCTGAACCTAGCTTCGGTAAATAATGCTAATGTGGCCTCAAGATTTGCCATGGCAACTGTTGATAAAAAGAAAACAAAAATAAGCCAACCAGCTTGCGTCTGAGTCATGGATCGCAAGATTAATTTAATACGTGACTCACGAGCTATTGAAACTGCCGTCGCACGTTTTTCTGGTGGAAGGCTTTCTGGAAGTTTAAAATACGCTAAACAAAATGCAAACAGACATACCGCACTTGCCACTAGAGCTGGAAAACCCATTCCAAAAATTCCATCACTTATAATTAATGGGCCATTTAAACTTTGCTCAGCATGTACAATTCCAAAAAAGGTTCCGACTGCTGGCCCTGCCTCACTGAGCTTTGCTCCTATAGCGGGGCCAAAAATAAAACCTAATCCAAATGCTGCTCCGATGAGACCCATTCCTTTAGAGCGGCTTTTCTCATCTGTTACGTCTGCAACATAGGCTTGGGTCGCTGAGATATTTGCACCAAAAACCCCTTGAAAAAGTCGCGCTATAAAAAGAATGGAGAGATTTGTGGCCATTGCAAAAATAAAATAGCTGA
Proteins encoded:
- a CDS encoding dihydrofolate reductase, translated to MIISLIVAMSENRVIGRDQKLPWNIPIDLKRFRAITSGHLVIMGRKTFDSIGKPLPNRTNVVITRNADFKYEGVVVVDSIENAIEPYKKTNEEIFILGGGDIFKQTIDKADRLYLTLVHKEVDGDVYFPEFNASLFELTFREDHVDPMPFSFLDYKRK
- a CDS encoding MFS transporter; this translates as MKQRSPLFIVFLTIFIDLVGFGIVLPLSPFYAQHFGATAVTVGLLMASYSLMQFLFAPVWGGLSDRVGRRPIILMSLLGSTVSYFIFAMATNLSILFIARLFQGVFGANISATQAYVADVTDEKSRSKGMGLIGAAFGLGFIFGPAIGAKLSEAGPAVGTFFGIVHAEQSLNGPLIISDGIFGMGFPALVASAVCLFAFCLAYFKLPESLPPEKRATAVSIARESRIKLILRSMTQTQAGWLIFVFFLSTVAMANLEATLALFTEARFSYGVRQTGNLFAFVGVMMAFTQGYLIRKLFPKFGERKMAVAGPLLAAFGFLCVALSYSSTALYITMILVAIGTGITNPAILGGISLLTDPKQQGAVMGVTQSLSSLARILGPLLGGVLFGHIGPAAPYIAAAAISCFVLFIVIKNVHKLPNSGKSNVSIH
- a CDS encoding peroxiredoxin codes for the protein MSVKVQHPAPDFSLQSHTEKTVTLTGLKGKWVVLFFYPLDFTFVCPTEVVEFSKRYNEFREKNTEVLGCSIDSIYVHKAWAESLGGLNYQLLSDMHKDVGRRYGVLIEDKGFHLRGTFVIDPEGITRWININDTGVGRSVDEVLRVVTALQTGKLTACDWKPGQKTLN
- a CDS encoding HD domain-containing protein; translated protein: MEIRDPIHGSIELTPSETSVIDSAFFQRLRNIKQLGFTEFSYPGATHNRYIHSLGAMHLAGSAFDSVFRGYPFSTPQVRWRLRQAVRLGSLLHDIGHGPLSHTSEEVMPDVTKLKVKIYAGQRKGRANHEDYTIKIITDSSLTPILKKEFSDLSPEHIARLIDKSLPSDDDFYIDNGVNIRPLLSQIVSSELDVDRMDYLARDSYYCGASYGRVDSDWLLANMTYYRNGNALNLALNRRAIYTFDDFLISRYHMYMMVYFHHKGIVYDEMLLRYLRSTDCDFFLPSDIEEYIKYDDYRIHTHMSQSTNSWARLISERKPYRMLVEYHDRKNDSLDKVEAALQKENIDVIKASSTGRLSKYYTGGVNHNEPIFVVDSDKGSEAHVTKIEESTEIFNKYHDSRKIERLYVSRESFERAQTLAHKIHQ
- a CDS encoding rhodanese-like domain-containing protein, with the protein product MSASTEEEVDIIEIDVEKLKRMQMLHVNFLIFDVRAKDDYEKAHIPAALHIPKESFLEKLPQMVPKKDTPIVLYDHDGVHSAHLVEEIEKTGYFNIVNLVGGYQAYAATLKSV
- a CDS encoding thymidylate synthase codes for the protein MRQYHDLIKHVLENGVRKEDRTGTGTKSVFGYQMRFDLAQGFPIVTTKKLHLRSIIHELLWFLSGDTNVKYLRDNKVTIWDEWADPQGNLGPVYGSQWRSWHTTDGRTIDQITELIKNIKANPDSRRLIVSAWNVGELDKMALPPCHAFFQFYVANGKLSCQLYQRSADVFLGVPFNIASYALLLMMVAQVTGLQAGEFVHTLGDAHIYNNHMEQSQLQITREPRKLPTMKLNTSVKSIFDFKFEDFTLESYEPHPAIKAEISV